A single region of the Sulfurimonas sp. genome encodes:
- a CDS encoding NADH-quinone oxidoreductase subunit G — MSSSITITIDNQEIQTTEGEFILNAARANDIFIPAICYLTRCSPTLACRICLVEADGKQVYACNAKAKEGMNITTSTENIEKERRAIMEVYDVNHPLQCGVCDQSGECELQNYTLELGVDSQSYAIKDVNREAKDWGHLHYDPGLCIVCERCSTACKDMIGDNSLKTVPRGADALDAEYKETMPKDAYAMWNKLNKSVIGLTSGEDMLDCTSCGECAAVCPVGALVDTQFMYKSNAWELEQIPATCGHCSAGCQISYDVKHTSVSDDTKKIYRVMNEWNYVSLCGAGRYAFDYENRVEGKDEAAFASAVEAFNKAESIEFTSTITNEEALILQKIKEKTGAKLVNKDAYAFKTFLNNYSEVSGTKLYGNDLKATHNSNFVVSIGTALKSDNPNARYALNNSMTVNKGAGLYFHPVKDPIIEGLGKSIMTVEHAPLQEEAALYLVLDLFAEKDNLPADVKEYLASFHSEKTVTVTETIKEEVIEMVTETKVNEETGEEEEVQVEKKKMVPKKVEKDVVVDDNALLAVLGLDDKFMETLNKNLAKKDTFALIAGPDLYNHPNSKNCARLLGLIEKCTDFGVTMIPTLTNTLGVSLICDLDETASGYTVGYNTKGDFTLSALGNGDLDMPAMNQQEGTLTSINKRVNPTNAALPYNGYVLNDIANALGLKAEFTVDYTAQLPEDAGFKTVDFDSLPNHYENDGTEKRGYVLENVKVKKSTNQKVAPFGEDKLEGTLVYLANPVRQFSEFTNKATNVDEVSGVYMSADYLSSSDFNEGDSVKVKTDNGELVANIVSDNKISGEIVLLPTFDSNLNSEALFSGYRFSSASIEKV; from the coding sequence ATGAGTAGCAGTATTACAATTACAATAGATAATCAAGAGATTCAAACTACAGAGGGTGAATTTATATTAAATGCAGCGCGCGCAAATGATATATTTATACCTGCAATTTGTTATTTAACAAGATGTAGTCCAACTCTTGCATGTAGAATTTGTTTGGTAGAAGCTGATGGTAAACAGGTGTATGCTTGTAATGCCAAGGCTAAAGAGGGTATGAATATTACCACTTCTACTGAGAACATTGAAAAAGAACGCCGTGCAATTATGGAGGTTTATGATGTAAATCACCCTCTACAATGCGGTGTTTGTGATCAAAGTGGTGAGTGTGAACTTCAAAACTATACACTTGAACTAGGCGTTGATTCACAAAGTTATGCCATCAAAGATGTGAACCGTGAAGCGAAAGATTGGGGTCACCTTCACTATGATCCGGGCCTTTGTATAGTTTGTGAGAGATGTTCAACTGCATGTAAAGATATGATCGGTGACAACTCTTTAAAAACTGTACCGCGTGGTGCTGATGCATTAGATGCTGAGTATAAAGAGACAATGCCTAAAGATGCATATGCTATGTGGAATAAGCTTAACAAATCTGTAATAGGTTTAACAAGCGGTGAAGATATGCTTGATTGTACATCTTGTGGTGAATGTGCTGCAGTTTGTCCTGTTGGAGCACTTGTAGATACTCAGTTTATGTATAAATCAAACGCTTGGGAATTAGAGCAGATTCCAGCTACTTGTGGACACTGTTCTGCAGGATGTCAGATCTCTTACGATGTTAAACATACAAGTGTTTCGGATGATACTAAGAAAATTTATCGTGTTATGAATGAGTGGAACTATGTATCACTTTGTGGTGCAGGACGTTATGCATTTGACTATGAAAACAGAGTTGAAGGTAAAGACGAAGCTGCATTTGCATCTGCAGTTGAAGCGTTTAATAAAGCTGAGTCTATTGAATTTACATCAACTATTACAAATGAAGAAGCATTGATCTTACAAAAGATCAAAGAAAAAACAGGTGCTAAACTAGTAAATAAAGATGCATATGCATTCAAAACATTTTTAAATAATTATAGTGAAGTAAGTGGAACAAAACTGTACGGAAACGACTTAAAAGCTACTCATAACTCTAACTTCGTTGTTTCTATCGGTACTGCACTTAAGAGCGATAATCCAAATGCTAGATATGCACTTAATAATTCTATGACTGTAAACAAAGGTGCTGGTTTATACTTCCACCCTGTAAAAGATCCAATTATTGAGGGTCTAGGTAAGTCTATTATGACAGTAGAGCATGCACCACTACAAGAAGAGGCAGCACTTTATTTAGTACTTGATCTATTTGCTGAAAAAGACAATTTGCCTGCTGATGTGAAAGAGTATTTAGCATCTTTCCACTCTGAAAAAACTGTAACTGTAACTGAAACTATTAAAGAAGAAGTTATAGAGATGGTAACAGAGACTAAAGTTAATGAAGAGACAGGTGAAGAGGAAGAGGTTCAGGTAGAGAAGAAAAAGATGGTTCCTAAAAAAGTTGAAAAAGATGTAGTGGTTGATGACAACGCTCTTTTAGCTGTTTTAGGTTTAGATGATAAATTTATGGAAACATTAAATAAAAATCTTGCTAAAAAAGATACTTTTGCTCTAATAGCAGGACCGGATCTATATAACCATCCAAACTCTAAAAACTGTGCTCGTTTACTTGGATTAATTGAAAAATGTACAGATTTTGGTGTAACAATGATCCCGACTCTAACAAATACTTTAGGTGTAAGTCTAATTTGTGACTTGGATGAGACTGCTAGTGGATATACAGTTGGTTATAACACTAAAGGTGATTTTACTTTATCTGCTTTAGGTAACGGTGATTTAGATATGCCGGCGATGAACCAGCAAGAGGGTACTTTAACTTCTATAAATAAAAGAGTTAACCCTACAAATGCAGCACTACCGTACAACGGTTATGTATTAAATGATATAGCAAATGCACTTGGTCTAAAAGCTGAATTTACAGTTGATTACACTGCACAGCTTCCAGAAGATGCTGGATTTAAAACAGTAGATTTTGATTCTCTTCCAAATCACTATGAAAATGACGGAACAGAAAAACGTGGTTACGTGCTTGAAAATGTAAAAGTTAAGAAAAGTACAAACCAAAAAGTTGCTCCGTTTGGTGAAGATAAACTAGAAGGAACTTTAGTTTACTTAGCTAACCCTGTTAGACAATTTTCTGAGTTTACAAACAAAGCTACAAATGTAGATGAAGTAAGCGGTGTATATATGAGTGCAGATTACCTAAGTTCAAGTGACTTTAACGAAGGTGATAGTGTAAAAGTAAAAACTGATAATGGTGAGCTTGTTGCAAACATTGTAAGTGATAATAAAATAAGTGGTGAAATAGTACTTTTACCGACTTTTGATTCAAATCTAAATTCAGAGGCTTTATTTAGCGGTTACCGCTTCAGTTCAGCTTCGATAGAAAAGGTATAA
- the nuoH gene encoding NADH-quinone oxidoreductase subunit NuoH, giving the protein METAYLIETIVKIVVILLVFSALAGLGTYFERKVLAFMQRRLGPMYVGPFGLLQVAADGIKLFTKEDIIPSGVVGRIFKIAPVITAATAFMAAAAIPFLPSFEIFGYKVNPIVSDINIGILYILGVMGVGLYGPLLGGMASANKFSLISAARSAAVFISYEVVTGLSILAPIMMVGSLSLIDFNNYQAEHGWIVWSQPVAFILFWIAAFAETGRTPFHLVANDHEIIDGFGTEYSGMRWGLFFIGEYANMFFISFVIPLLFLGGFGDGSLWGALALLGKMSFFFFFFLWTRAAWPDVRPDQLMWLCWKVLMPIAVINIVITGLVMM; this is encoded by the coding sequence ATGGAAACAGCATATTTAATTGAAACTATTGTCAAAATAGTTGTAATTTTACTTGTATTTTCTGCTTTAGCAGGTTTAGGTACATACTTTGAAAGAAAAGTGCTTGCATTTATGCAACGTCGTCTTGGACCAATGTATGTTGGTCCATTTGGATTACTGCAAGTTGCAGCAGATGGTATAAAGCTATTTACAAAAGAGGATATTATCCCATCTGGTGTTGTTGGTCGTATCTTTAAAATAGCGCCGGTTATTACAGCTGCAACAGCTTTTATGGCTGCAGCTGCAATTCCATTTTTACCATCTTTTGAGATATTTGGATACAAAGTTAATCCAATCGTATCAGATATCAATATTGGTATTTTATATATCCTTGGTGTAATGGGTGTTGGTCTATACGGTCCGCTTCTTGGTGGTATGGCATCAGCTAATAAGTTCTCACTTATCTCTGCTGCTCGTAGTGCTGCTGTATTTATCTCGTATGAGGTTGTTACAGGTTTATCTATTTTAGCTCCGATAATGATGGTTGGTTCATTGTCTCTTATAGATTTTAATAACTACCAAGCTGAGCATGGTTGGATAGTTTGGTCTCAGCCAGTAGCATTTATTTTATTCTGGATTGCAGCATTTGCTGAAACAGGTCGTACACCATTTCACTTAGTTGCAAATGATCACGAAATTATTGATGGTTTCGGTACTGAGTATTCTGGTATGAGATGGGGTCTTTTCTTCATCGGTGAGTATGCAAATATGTTCTTTATCTCTTTTGTTATCCCTCTTCTTTTCTTAGGTGGTTTTGGTGATGGAAGTTTATGGGGTGCATTAGCATTACTTGGTAAGATGTCGTTTTTCTTCTTCTTTTTCTTATGGACAAGAGCAGCTTGGCCAGATGTAAGACCAGACCAACTTATGTGGTTATGTTGGAAAGTTTTAATGCCAATAGCAGTGATAAACATAGTTATCACTGGTTTAGTTATGATGTAA
- the nuoI gene encoding NADH-quinone oxidoreductase subunit NuoI, translated as MKIEEQFNDRNVSDNGYFMVDIADYPTTPWGKFKRVMSRTFKGELFVGLWVVLREMIKFDIHTVQYPEEKMPIGPRYRAVHEMKRLWESDAERCIGCGLCEKICISNCIRMDTKIDENSRKEVSEYSINLGRCIFCGYCAEVCPELAITHGGEYENASEQREHFILYEDMLTPLDKMKAGTQQEFEGFGAITPHEDERVKKTPLAY; from the coding sequence ATGAAAATTGAAGAACAATTTAACGATAGAAATGTAAGCGATAACGGCTACTTTATGGTAGATATCGCTGATTACCCTACTACACCGTGGGGTAAGTTTAAGCGCGTAATGAGCAGAACTTTTAAAGGTGAGCTTTTTGTTGGTCTTTGGGTAGTACTTCGTGAGATGATCAAATTTGATATCCATACTGTACAATATCCTGAAGAAAAAATGCCAATAGGTCCTAGATATCGTGCAGTTCACGAGATGAAAAGACTTTGGGAGAGTGATGCTGAGAGATGTATAGGTTGTGGTCTATGTGAGAAGATCTGTATATCTAACTGTATTAGAATGGACACTAAAATTGATGAAAACTCTCGTAAAGAGGTTAGTGAATACAGCATTAACCTTGGTCGTTGTATTTTTTGTGGATACTGTGCAGAGGTTTGTCCTGAACTTGCAATTACACACGGTGGTGAGTATGAGAATGCATCAGAACAGCGTGAACACTTCATTCTTTATGAAGATATGTTAACACCACTTGATAAGATGAAGGCGGGAACTCAACAAGAGTTTGAAGGTTTTGGTGCTATTACACCACATGAAGATGAGCGTGTTAAGAAAACACCTCTAGCATATTAA
- a CDS encoding NADH-quinone oxidoreductase subunit J encodes MFEAIAFYLFAFLTIAMFYITVTTSQALYALTALAAGMIFISAFFFILGADFLGAVQIVVYSGAVMALYAFGMMFFDTTREIQEKKGNQYLVVGLATISAVLVVVIFAAPILGDNITALYPIGDEGNTQEVGMVLFTKYLVPFEVAAVMLLVAMIAGIVLAGKKMDESLTLMTEEEIKDMRAEKMKPKDLK; translated from the coding sequence ATGTTTGAAGCGATTGCTTTTTATCTGTTTGCTTTTTTAACTATTGCGATGTTCTACATTACAGTAACAACATCTCAAGCGTTATACGCTCTTACGGCACTGGCAGCAGGGATGATTTTTATTTCGGCATTTTTCTTTATATTAGGTGCTGACTTTTTAGGTGCAGTTCAGATAGTTGTTTATTCTGGTGCTGTTATGGCTCTATATGCTTTTGGTATGATGTTTTTTGACACTACGAGAGAGATTCAAGAGAAAAAAGGTAATCAGTACCTTGTAGTAGGACTAGCTACTATCAGTGCTGTTTTAGTTGTTGTAATTTTTGCAGCTCCAATTCTTGGTGATAACATCACAGCACTTTATCCAATAGGAGATGAAGGAAATACACAAGAGGTTGGTATGGTTTTATTTACTAAATACCTAGTGCCTTTTGAAGTAGCAGCTGTTATGCTTTTAGTAGCTATGATCGCTGGTATTGTATTAGCAGGTAAGAAAATGGATGAATCTTTAACTCTTATGACTGAAGAAGAAATCAAAGATATGCGTGCTGAAAAAATGAAACCAAAGGATCTTAAATGA
- the nuoK gene encoding NADH-quinone oxidoreductase subunit NuoK, with product MMEIGLNHYLVLSTILFAIGLVGVMKRKNLLMLFFATEILLNSVNIAFAAISHYYGDLTGQMFAFFVIAIAASEVAVGLGLLIVWHKRYNNIDLDFMTRMKG from the coding sequence ATGATGGAAATTGGATTAAATCACTACCTTGTATTATCAACAATCCTTTTTGCTATAGGATTAGTTGGTGTAATGAAGAGAAAAAATCTTTTAATGCTGTTTTTTGCAACTGAGATTTTATTAAACTCTGTAAATATTGCTTTTGCAGCGATCTCACATTACTATGGAGACCTTACAGGTCAAATGTTTGCATTCTTCGTAATTGCTATTGCTGCAAGTGAAGTTGCAGTTGGACTTGGTTTATTAATTGTTTGGCATAAACGTTACAACAATATCGACCTTGACTTTATGACAAGAATGAAAGGATAA
- the nuoL gene encoding NADH-quinone oxidoreductase subunit L gives MELFLYTALFAPLVGSLFAALFGSRPKMVITGIVPSILLGVSLISSTILLVLVLTTGHTLHVEMMTWMATGDLYIPFGFVVDQVSVTMMMVVTLVSTVVHVYAIGYMSHDKGFNRFFAWLSAFVFSMLVLVMSDNFAGLFIGWEGVGLCSWGLIGFWYKKESATWAANEAFIMNRIADLGMLIGIFLIYWNTGSLQYDVAFPAMAGLDVATLTWIGIFLFVGAMGKSAQFPLHTWLADAMEGPTPVSALIHAATMVTAGVYLVVRSNELFALIPNVGLFIASLGAFVAIFAATMALVNRDIKRVIAYSTLSQLGYMFAAAGLGAYWVALFHLMAHAFFKALLFLGAGNVMHAMDDELDPFKMGGLGKAMKGTMIMMTIASVALAGIFPLAGFFSKDLILEVAFVDHHFIIYSVLLATAGLTAFYSFRIIALIFHGEDRHSALGFHPHEAYKFMLWAMAPLLVLAIIGGFALKGSYYEMVTQLLPATEYHVHSAVAYWTMTIGTQLLVLLSIAFAYKKYMSKDIKVPDGTSEMENRFCYKLLKNQYYIPYFYEEYLVKPYRELSTLFWEKIDLKVVDATVDGIGKILYATGENTRGMQSGNLSTMLKWMVAGLIGLLSLAVVFGLAARYSGEIKTILSGLGV, from the coding sequence ATGGAATTATTTTTATATACAGCTTTATTTGCACCACTAGTTGGTTCTTTATTTGCAGCACTATTCGGTTCACGTCCAAAGATGGTGATTACTGGTATTGTTCCAAGTATATTATTAGGTGTATCACTAATTAGTTCAACTATTCTTTTAGTACTAGTTTTAACTACAGGGCATACTTTACATGTTGAGATGATGACTTGGATGGCTACGGGTGATCTTTACATACCTTTTGGTTTTGTAGTTGATCAAGTGTCTGTAACTATGATGATGGTTGTTACATTAGTTTCAACTGTAGTTCATGTTTACGCTATCGGATATATGTCTCACGATAAAGGTTTTAACCGTTTCTTTGCATGGCTATCAGCTTTCGTTTTCTCAATGCTTGTACTTGTAATGAGTGACAACTTCGCAGGACTATTTATTGGTTGGGAAGGTGTTGGTCTTTGTTCATGGGGTCTAATCGGATTCTGGTACAAAAAAGAGTCTGCTACATGGGCTGCTAACGAAGCGTTCATTATGAACCGTATAGCTGACCTTGGTATGTTAATCGGTATCTTCTTAATTTACTGGAACACAGGTTCTCTTCAGTATGATGTAGCATTTCCTGCAATGGCTGGTTTAGATGTAGCTACTTTAACTTGGATCGGTATCTTCTTATTTGTTGGTGCTATGGGTAAATCTGCACAGTTTCCACTACATACTTGGCTTGCAGATGCAATGGAAGGTCCTACACCGGTTTCGGCTCTTATCCACGCTGCGACAATGGTAACGGCTGGTGTATACTTAGTTGTTCGCTCAAATGAGTTATTTGCACTTATTCCTAATGTTGGATTATTTATCGCTAGCCTTGGTGCATTTGTTGCAATTTTTGCAGCTACTATGGCACTAGTTAACCGTGATATTAAACGTGTAATCGCATACTCAACTCTTTCACAGCTAGGTTATATGTTTGCTGCGGCTGGACTTGGTGCTTATTGGGTTGCACTTTTTCACTTAATGGCTCACGCATTCTTTAAAGCTCTATTATTCCTAGGTGCTGGTAACGTTATGCACGCAATGGATGATGAACTTGATCCGTTTAAAATGGGTGGACTTGGTAAGGCTATGAAAGGTACAATGATCATGATGACTATTGCATCTGTTGCACTAGCAGGTATCTTCCCATTAGCTGGTTTCTTCTCTAAAGATCTAATCTTAGAGGTAGCATTTGTTGATCATCATTTTATAATCTATTCAGTACTATTAGCTACTGCAGGTTTAACAGCATTCTATTCATTTAGAATTATCGCTCTAATCTTCCATGGTGAAGATCGTCACTCTGCTCTTGGATTCCACCCACACGAAGCATACAAATTTATGCTTTGGGCAATGGCTCCATTATTAGTATTAGCAATTATCGGTGGTTTTGCACTTAAAGGTAGCTACTATGAGATGGTTACTCAGCTTCTACCAGCTACAGAGTACCATGTACACTCAGCTGTTGCTTACTGGACTATGACAATTGGTACTCAGCTTTTAGTACTTTTATCTATTGCATTTGCATATAAAAAATATATGTCAAAAGACATTAAAGTACCAGATGGTACAAGTGAAATGGAAAATAGATTTTGCTATAAACTACTTAAAAACCAATACTATATTCCATACTTTTATGAAGAGTATTTAGTAAAACCATATAGAGAATTATCAACACTATTCTGGGAAAAAATTGATCTTAAAGTTGTTGATGCTACTGTTGATGGTATCGGTAAGATACTATATGCAACAGGGGAGAATACAAGAGGGATGCAAAGTGGAAACTTATCTACTATGCTTAAATGGATGGTAGCCGGACTTATAGGTTTACTGTCATTAGCTGTTGTTTTTGGACTAGCAGCAAGATATTCTGGTGAGATTAAAACAATCTTATCAGGTTTAGGAGTTTAA
- a CDS encoding NADH-quinone oxidoreductase subunit M, with protein MLDHILSILIFFPAVAAVFGFAIQKDSLRAYGTAVATIEFVLSLILWYSFDSNVSGMQFMEQIALVPAFGINYTLGIDGISLFIIVLASFFTMIGIASLTPTKDEKNLIITLLFLQMTMVGVFAALDAIVFYVFWELSLVPMLYIIGAWGGPLRIYASVKFFLYTFAGSLVMLVGILFMAYFYYQATGTWSFAILEWYRLILPESFQMWLFVAFFLGFAIKVPMFPFHTWLPYAHGQAPTIGSVILAAILLKMGTYAFIRFSLPLFPDASVAFMFPIAVISIIMIIYTAMVAYAQKDVKQVVAYSSISHMGVIILGTFALNVEGISGSIFLMIAHGVVSGALFLLVGVIYDRRHTKLMSEFGGLGSVMPHYATIFGIMLMASVGLPLTINFVGEFLSLLGFYQQSHILTLLAGTAIIVGAIYMLAAYKKMFFGEVTKDENKDLPDVNKRELVALIPLTIITIWLGVYPKPVLEPINNSVESVVQLMHDKAISEEAKSRIPNLIEGVEITKTSAKEAN; from the coding sequence ATGTTAGATCATATCTTATCGATTTTAATTTTCTTTCCGGCAGTAGCTGCAGTTTTTGGATTTGCTATCCAAAAAGACAGCTTGCGTGCTTACGGTACTGCTGTTGCAACGATTGAGTTCGTATTATCATTAATCTTATGGTATTCGTTTGACTCAAATGTATCTGGTATGCAGTTTATGGAACAAATTGCATTAGTACCTGCTTTTGGTATTAACTATACTTTAGGTATTGATGGAATTTCACTTTTCATAATTGTTTTAGCATCGTTCTTTACTATGATAGGTATTGCTTCACTGACTCCAACTAAAGATGAGAAGAACTTAATTATCACTCTTCTATTTTTACAAATGACTATGGTTGGTGTTTTTGCTGCTTTAGATGCAATCGTGTTCTACGTGTTCTGGGAACTTTCACTAGTACCAATGTTATACATTATAGGTGCATGGGGTGGTCCTCTTCGTATATACGCATCTGTTAAGTTCTTCCTATATACATTTGCAGGTTCACTTGTAATGTTAGTTGGTATCCTTTTCATGGCATATTTCTACTACCAAGCTACTGGTACATGGAGTTTTGCAATCTTAGAATGGTACAGACTTATATTACCTGAGTCATTCCAGATGTGGTTATTTGTGGCATTTTTCCTTGGTTTTGCTATCAAGGTACCAATGTTTCCATTCCATACTTGGTTACCATATGCTCACGGTCAAGCACCGACTATAGGTTCTGTAATACTAGCGGCAATTTTACTTAAAATGGGTACATATGCGTTTATCCGTTTTTCACTGCCACTATTCCCGGATGCTTCTGTTGCATTTATGTTCCCAATCGCAGTTATCTCGATCATTATGATTATCTATACTGCGATGGTAGCTTATGCACAAAAAGATGTTAAACAAGTTGTTGCATATTCATCAATTTCACACATGGGTGTTATCATCCTTGGTACTTTTGCACTAAATGTTGAGGGTATTTCAGGTTCAATCTTTTTAATGATTGCTCACGGTGTTGTTTCAGGTGCACTGTTCTTACTAGTTGGTGTAATCTATGACAGACGTCATACAAAACTAATGAGTGAGTTTGGTGGTCTTGGTTCAGTTATGCCTCACTATGCAACTATATTCGGTATCATGTTAATGGCTTCAGTTGGTTTACCGTTAACTATAAACTTCGTAGGTGAGTTTTTAAGTTTACTAGGTTTCTATCAACAATCTCATATCTTAACTTTACTTGCAGGTACTGCAATTATCGTTGGTGCTATCTATATGTTAGCAGCGTATAAAAAAATGTTCTTCGGTGAAGTTACAAAAGATGAGAATAAAGATCTTCCAGATGTTAATAAAAGAGAATTAGTAGCACTTATTCCATTAACTATTATCACTATCTGGTTAGGTGTATATCCTAAACCTGTATTAGAACCAATTAATAACTCTGTAGAGTCAGTTGTACAATTAATGCACGACAAAGCTATTTCAGAGGAAGCAAAATCTCGTATCCCTAACTTAATTGAAGGTGTTGAGATTACAAAAACTTCTGCGAAGGAGGCAAACTAA
- the nuoN gene encoding NADH-quinone oxidoreductase subunit NuoN, which yields MSPVNVSVESLNLVTLAPMLTPIVGALLILIVDLFKGGLDKSLYVMLSFLFLIIDFGLLLDSSSVFSQVGTVMGLFDVMLIDGLAILSQFIIVGASLLFIALALTPKRFHEFSYPEFFALFLFMIGGFQFMVATDNLILVFVGLETASLALYTMIAMHNRDKSFEAAVKYFTMGALAAGFFSFGAMVFYALTGSVEINQIAAVLNANNYADIGFVLVGVAFILAAFGFKLSMVPFHTWTPDVYEGSSAALAGYMSIVPKIAGFIVAMRIFEFLIHSGIVWLEVVLYVVVVVTMTAANIWALVQTDVKRMLAYSSISHAGFVMAALLIGTTQANSALFMYWILFSFTNLGSFSMLWISRQKNLPSYQSSDHTFEKFSGMIKTSPVAASIMALFMLSLAGLPPFALFWGKMYMISSAVTSGYTVLALIMALNSAIAGYYYLKLIVYMFMKDPAEQSISTNGKVYVANASTSLKTIIGIAVIGTIFAFIAVNPILEFVTTFVYNSGY from the coding sequence ATGTCACCAGTAAATGTATCTGTAGAATCATTAAACTTAGTTACACTTGCACCAATGCTAACTCCAATAGTTGGTGCACTATTAATCTTAATAGTTGATCTTTTTAAAGGTGGACTAGATAAGAGTTTATATGTAATGCTAAGTTTCTTATTTTTAATTATTGACTTTGGATTATTATTAGACAGTTCATCTGTTTTCTCTCAAGTTGGAACTGTAATGGGTCTTTTTGACGTTATGCTTATAGATGGTTTAGCTATTCTTTCGCAGTTTATAATCGTTGGTGCTTCACTGTTATTTATAGCATTAGCACTTACGCCAAAGCGTTTCCATGAGTTCTCTTACCCTGAGTTCTTTGCACTTTTCCTATTTATGATCGGTGGATTCCAGTTCATGGTTGCAACTGACAACTTAATCTTAGTATTTGTTGGACTTGAGACTGCATCTTTAGCTCTATATACAATGATTGCTATGCACAACCGTGATAAAAGTTTCGAAGCAGCTGTTAAGTACTTTACAATGGGTGCATTAGCGGCAGGTTTCTTCTCTTTTGGTGCAATGGTATTTTACGCTCTTACTGGAAGTGTAGAGATCAATCAAATAGCAGCTGTACTTAATGCAAATAACTATGCTGATATAGGTTTTGTACTGGTTGGTGTAGCATTTATATTAGCTGCTTTTGGATTCAAATTATCTATGGTTCCATTTCATACTTGGACACCTGATGTTTATGAGGGTTCTTCTGCCGCATTAGCTGGTTATATGTCAATTGTTCCAAAAATAGCTGGTTTTATCGTAGCTATGCGTATCTTTGAATTTTTAATTCATAGTGGGATAGTATGGTTAGAAGTAGTATTATATGTTGTTGTAGTTGTAACTATGACTGCTGCAAATATTTGGGCATTAGTTCAGACTGATGTTAAACGTATGCTTGCATATTCATCTATTTCACATGCAGGTTTTGTAATGGCTGCATTATTAATAGGGACTACACAAGCAAATTCAGCTTTATTTATGTATTGGATACTATTTAGTTTTACTAACCTTGGATCATTTTCTATGTTATGGATTTCACGTCAGAAAAACTTGCCGTCATACCAGAGTTCAGACCATACATTTGAGAAGTTCTCAGGTATGATCAAAACTTCACCTGTAGCAGCTTCAATTATGGCTCTATTTATGTTAAGTTTAGCAGGTCTACCTCCATTTGCACTATTCTGGGGTAAAATGTATATGATATCTTCTGCAGTAACAAGTGGTTATACTGTTCTGGCACTTATTATGGCACTTAACTCTGCAATTGCTGGTTACTACTATCTTAAACTTATTGTATATATGTTTATGAAAGATCCTGCTGAGCAAAGTATCAGTACAAACGGTAAAGTATATGTTGCAAATGCATCAACTTCACTAAAAACTATAATCGGTATTGCTGTTATAGGAACTATTTTTGCTTTTATTGCAGTAAACCCAATATTAGAGTTCGTTACAACTTTTGTATATAATAGCGGGTATTAA